The Microbacterium natoriense genomic interval GGAGCATCCGCCACGACGACGACGGGTACACGGTGGTGATGGCGGGCTCGGATGCCGCTGTGGGCACCTACCCGAGTCTGGCGTCGGCGAAGGGAGCGTTGCACGCGCACATGACGCCGGGCAGCTCCTGGCCGATGTTCCGCGAGCACTGACGAGAGCATATTTTCGTGGGTGGTCAGATGCGCATCGGATTTTCCTGGCAGGGATGCTGATTCGACCACTCACGCGCCACGACAGCCTATCCACAGGCGCGAGTTATCCAC includes:
- a CDS encoding methyltransferase, with product MSTTKTLALWVAYGTNGVVGSIRHDDDGYTVVMAGSDAAVGTYPSLASAKGALHAHMTPGSSWPMFREH